The following coding sequences lie in one Cryptococcus neoformans var. neoformans B-3501A chromosome 14, whole genome shotgun sequence genomic window:
- a CDS encoding hypothetical protein (Similar to gi|46100247|gb|EAK85480.1| hypothetical protein UM04623.1 [Ustilago maydis 521], FASTA scores: opt: 1602, E(): 2.9e-91, (69.971% identity (88.921% similar) in 343 aa overlap (31-370:3-340)); HMMPfam hit to AAA, ATPase family associated with various cellular activities (AAA), score: 56.4, E(): 7.7e-14) codes for MAEPMDIDTPTSGPASGAQPRNAMAALMANAKGKGKEIASPAADGKAVDDKEGLPWVEKYRPVSLDDVVSHKDITSTIEKFIEAGRLPHLLLYGPPGTGKTSTVLALARRLYGPAYRKHILELNASDDRGIDVVREQIKNFAMTKVLFSKGFKLVILDEADMMTQAAQSALRRVIEQHTKNVRFCILCNYVNKITPAIQSRCTRFRFSPLPEKEIQVKVDEVVQKEGVNLTDDGRDALLKLSRGDMRRALNVLQACHAAYDIVDETAVYNCTGNPHPRDIERVVQSMMADEFGTAYSLITSLKIEKGLALQDLIAGAYEFLDTVELPKQSRIYLLDHLGSTEHRLSLGGSEKMQLTALLGAFKVAVELSQRKI; via the exons ATGGCAGAACCAATGGACATAGACACGCCTACTTCCGGCCCAGCTTCCGGCGCCCAACCTCGAAACGCGATGGCGGCGCTCATGGCGAACGCgaagggaaaaggcaaggagaTTGCCTCCCCAGCTGCGGATGGAAAGGCCGTGGATGACAAAGAGGGTCTTCCTTG GGTGGAGAAGTACAGACCTGTTTCGCTTGACGACGTTGTCTCACACAAGGATATTACCAGTACCA TCGAAAAGTTTATCGAAGCCGGACGATTACCGCATCTCTTGTTATACGGACCCCCAG GTACTGGTAAAACATCGACCGTCCTCGCCCTTGCCCGTCGGCTATATGGACCTGCGTACAGGAAACATATCCTCGAGTTGAACGCTTCAGATGATCGAGGGATTGATGTGGTGCGAGAGCAGATTAAGAATTTCGCAATGACCAAGGTGCTATTCTC AAAAGGTTTCAAGCTGGTCATTTTAGATGAAGCGGATATGATGACACAAGCAGCTCAATCTGCACTTCGTCGAG TGATCGAACAGCACACTAAGAATGTGCGATTCTGTATCCTCTGCAACTATGTCAACAAAATCACCCCTGCTATCCAATCTCGATGTACCAGGTTTAGGTTCTCTCCCTTGccagaaaaagaaatacAAGTCAAGGTGGATGAGGTCGTGCAAAAAGAAGG GGTGAACCTTACGGATGATGGTCGGGATGCGCTTCTCAAATTATCTCGAGGCGATATGCGACGGGCCCTCAACGTCCTCCAG GCATGTCACGCGGCGTACGATATAGTTGATGAAACGGCCGTTTACAACTGTACAGGTAACCCGCACCCCAGGGATATCGAGCGTGTCGTACAGAGTATGATGGCAGACGAATTCGGGACCGCTTACTCGC TTATCACCTCACTTAAAATTGAAAAAGGTCTTGCGCTGCAAGATTTGATTGCAGGCGCATACGAATTCTTAGATACTGTCGAATTGCCAAAGCAAAGCAGGATATACCTGCTCGATCATCTGGGAAGTACCGA GCACCGACTATCATTAGGCGGTTCGGAAAAGATGCAGCTCACAGCATTGTTGGGAGCGTTCAAAGTCGCCGTAGAACTTTCTCAGAGAAAGATTTGA
- a CDS encoding hypothetical protein (Similar to gi|46100247|gb|EAK85480.1| hypothetical protein UM04623.1 [Ustilago maydis 521], FASTA scores: opt: 1550, E(): 6.8e-91, (71.077% identity (89.538% similar) in 325 aa overlap (2-324:19-340)); HMMPfam hit to AAA, ATPase family associated with various cellular activities (AAA), score: 56.4, E(): 7.7e-14), with protein sequence MLMLVGWDDRVEKYRPVSLDDVVSHKDITSTIEKFIEAGRLPHLLLYGPPGTGKTSTVLALARRLYGPAYRKHILELNASDDRGIDVVREQIKNFAMTKVLFSKGFKLVILDEADMMTQAAQSALRRVIEQHTKNVRFCILCNYVNKITPAIQSRCTRFRFSPLPEKEIQVKVDEVVQKEGVNLTDDGRDALLKLSRGDMRRALNVLQACHAAYDIVDETAVYNCTGNPHPRDIERVVQSMMADEFGTAYSLITSLKIEKGLALQDLIAGAYEFLDTVELPKQSRIYLLDHLGSTEHRLSLGGSEKMQLTALLGAFKVAVELSQRKI encoded by the exons ATGTTGATGCTCGTTGGATGGGATGATAGGGTGGAGAAGTACAGACCTGTTTCGCTTGACGACGTTGTCTCACACAAGGATATTACCAGTACCA TCGAAAAGTTTATCGAAGCCGGACGATTACCGCATCTCTTGTTATACGGACCCCCAG GTACTGGTAAAACATCGACCGTCCTCGCCCTTGCCCGTCGGCTATATGGACCTGCGTACAGGAAACATATCCTCGAGTTGAACGCTTCAGATGATCGAGGGATTGATGTGGTGCGAGAGCAGATTAAGAATTTCGCAATGACCAAGGTGCTATTCTC AAAAGGTTTCAAGCTGGTCATTTTAGATGAAGCGGATATGATGACACAAGCAGCTCAATCTGCACTTCGTCGAG TGATCGAACAGCACACTAAGAATGTGCGATTCTGTATCCTCTGCAACTATGTCAACAAAATCACCCCTGCTATCCAATCTCGATGTACCAGGTTTAGGTTCTCTCCCTTGccagaaaaagaaatacAAGTCAAGGTGGATGAGGTCGTGCAAAAAGAAGG GGTGAACCTTACGGATGATGGTCGGGATGCGCTTCTCAAATTATCTCGAGGCGATATGCGACGGGCCCTCAACGTCCTCCAG GCATGTCACGCGGCGTACGATATAGTTGATGAAACGGCCGTTTACAACTGTACAGGTAACCCGCACCCCAGGGATATCGAGCGTGTCGTACAGAGTATGATGGCAGACGAATTCGGGACCGCTTACTCGC TTATCACCTCACTTAAAATTGAAAAAGGTCTTGCGCTGCAAGATTTGATTGCAGGCGCATACGAATTCTTAGATACTGTCGAATTGCCAAAGCAAAGCAGGATATACCTGCTCGATCATCTGGGAAGTACCGA GCACCGACTATCATTAGGCGGTTCGGAAAAGATGCAGCTCACAGCATTGTTGGGAGCGTTCAAAGTCGCCGTAGAACTTTCTCAGAGAAAGATTTGA
- a CDS encoding hypothetical protein (Similar to gi|40074465|gb|AAR39440.1| kinesin family member 11 [Dictyostelium discoideum], FASTA scores: opt: 920, E(): 4.2e-45, (44.800% identity (72.800% similar) in 375 aa overlap (193-551:117-481)); HMMPfam hit to Kinesin, Kinesin motor domain, score: 413.2, E(): 2.9e-121) produces MDPHSRFRGPQATPKPVSRARAIFGPKTPSTTSKPYPLSSHNSNTHDVLPLPQGLSPKDGHSSVKVKIKSSTTPEARSRVLVKPLGARLPGAGPGTTPSIKLVTKQPERKEPEPFVDDWMSAPMDADSTIPSYDNYEEDLAETEAVQVSIRVRPPNSMELRMDSRCVWTMPEHDQHALKLAKGTEGSREDRDWLFDRILPPHCDNAKTYGTSARTHVRSAMEGYNAVIFAYGQTASGKTHTLTGSSSEPGIIPLAISDLFAQIRSTPDREYLLRASYIELYNETIFDLLHPNHGHELHLSETKKGITINGLTEAAVRTEDEVRRLLRSGEEKRRVGATDWNSRSSRSHCVFRITIESRARSLSGDEVPKTPGRNDKTTRISTLSIIDLAGSEKHTSSKERNAEGKHINQSLLTLKLVISKLADLASKRNVTHVPYRDSKLTRLLQNSLSGDALISVICTVSPSALNLAESISTLAFAQGLKRVVLKAQKKEIVDPHALIQQYQNEIAELKAQLRAKEAGGGTIGSKSEKEKNEAMEKRLNELRSMILTSVNVKSPNPGDQAYMPPPSPAKMKYPKLDYDRSTAELQEELHAEQLCRAELEDEVARLRAELATRPLEPNAQIIQLRNENSELKLIADDYERHLREPSRKVREDVEKEYIGKMKTLENQLDSKKIWAHRLDENVRFLTAENKQLQARCADAEAKVSQIIEWINTALAPADAQSRSSLDLSTNSSQPLGSLVVSNDDFAPSPSNQVKNTLTLSASKMRATFSQMDLADFNNKFGSLTTNGRGQGVSGLGSDMVREESHFDLAEVASDDDEMF; encoded by the exons ATGGATCCTCACAGCAGATTTAGGGGGCCTCAAGCGACTCCCAAACCTGTGTCTAGAGCCAGGGCCATTTTTGGCCCCAAAACACCTTCTACAACCAGCAAACCATACCCTCTCAGTTCTCACAACTCCAATACCCACGAcgtccttccccttcctcaaggTCTTTCTCCCAAGGACGGGCACAGTTCAGTGAAGGTCAAAATCAAGAGCTCGACTACACCAGAAGCCAGGTCGAGGGTCCTTGTGAAGCCTCTGGGTGCGAGATTGCCTGGTGCGGGTCCTGGGACAACTCCGTCAATCAAGCTAGTGACCAAACAACCGGAGCGCAAAGAGCCGGAGCCTTTTGTGGATGATTGGATGAGTGCCCCTATGGACGCGGATTCTACAATTCCTTCATATGACAATTATGAGGAGGATCTTGCAGAAACCGAGGCTGTACAGGTGTCCATCCG AGTACGGCCTCCAAATTCTATGGAGCTGAGAATGGATTCCAGATGCGTATGGACAATGCCAGAGCACGATCAACATGCTCTCAAGTTGGCAAAAGGGACCGAGGGTAGTCGAGAGGACCGTGATTGGCTGTTTG ACCGGATACTTCCGCCCCATTGTGATAATGCCAAGACTTATGGAACCTCAGCCAGGACACATGTCCGAT CTGCTATGGAGGGTTACAACGCCGTCATTTTCGCTTATGGTCAGACAGCTTCCGGTAAAACGCACACCCTTACTGGGTCTTCATCGGAACCCGGTATCATTCCTCTAGCCATTTCTGATCTTTTTGCACAAATCCGCTCCACACCCGATAGAGAGTACCTCCTCCGAGCATCTTACATCGAACTTTACAACGAGACGATCTTcgatcttctccaccccaACCACGGCCATGAGCTCCATTTGAGTGAGACCAAGAAAGGAATTACCATTAATGGGTTGACAGAGGCAGCTGTGAGAACTGAAGATGAGGTGCGAAGACTGTTGAGGTCGggtgaggagaagagaagagtgggTGCTACAGACTGGAACTCGAGGAGTTCGCGAAGTCATTGCGTCTTCCGAATT ACAATTGAGTCTCGTGCCAGGAGCTTGAGTGGGGATGAGGTTCCAAAAACGCCTGGACGAAATGATAAAACTACTCGAATCAGTACATTGTCCATCATCG ATTTGGCTGGTTCGGAAAAACATACTTCTTCCAAGGAGAGAAACGCTGAGGGTAAACATATCAACCAATC TCTTTTGACCCTCAAGCTGGTCATCTCGAAATTAGCGGACTTAGCCTCTAAGCGAAACGTTACTCACGTTCCCTACAGGGATAGCAAACT CACACGATTACTCCAAAACTCATTGTCTGGTGATGCCCTCATTTCCGTCATCTGTACTGTATCCCCTTCGGCTCTCAACCTTGCCGAATCCATTTCGACTTTGGCGTTTGCCCAGGGCCTTAAACGAGTTGTTCTCAAGGCTCAGAAAAAGGAGATTGTGGATCCTCACGCTTTAATTCAACAGTACCAGAATGAGATTGCCGAGCTCAAAGCTCAGCTGAGGGCCAAGGAGGCTGGTGGGGGAACAATTGGGTCGAAGAGCGAG aaggaaaagaacgAAGCTATGGAAAAAAGATTAAACGAGCTGAGGAGTATGATCTTAACCTCTGTAAATGTCAAATCACCCAATCCTGGAGATCAGGCCTAT ATGCCTCCCCCAAGCCCCGCTAAGATGAAGTACCCCAAGCTTGATTACGACCGATCCACTGCCGAACTACAAGAAGAGCTTCACGCCGAACAACTCTGTCGAGCCGaactggaagatgaagttgCCCGTCTCCGTGCAGAACTAGCTACTAGACCATTAGAACCTAATGCCCAGATCATCCAACTAAGAAATGAAAATAGCGAGTTGAAACTCATCGCTG ATGATTACGAGCGACATCTTCGAGAACCATCTCGAAAGGTGCGTGAAGACGTAGAGAAGGAGTACATCGGCAAAATGAAGACTTTAGAAAATCAATTGGATAGCAAGAAGATTTGGGCGCACAGGTTGGACGAGAACGTCAGGTTTTTGACGGCCGAGAACAAACAATTGCAAGCG CGATGCGCCGATGCGGAAGCCAAGGTCTCTCAGATCATTGAATGGATCAATACTGCACTCGCACCAGCTGACGCCCAATCTCGATCGTCACTCGACCTTTCTACAAATTCCAGTCAACCCTTGGGCTCTCTTGTTGTATCCAACGACGATTTTGCACCCTCTCCTTCTAATCAAGTAAAAAACACGCTTACCCTCTCCGCATCCAAGATGCGAGCGACTTTCAGTCAAATGGATCTCGCAGATTTCAATAATAAATTTGGGAGCCTGACGACGAATGGACGAGGACAGGGTGTAAGTGGGTTGGGGAGTGACATGGTGAGGGAGGAAAGTCATTTCGATTTGGCGGAGGTGGCGagtgacgacgacgagatgTTTTGA
- a CDS encoding hypothetical protein (Similar to gi|46101668|gb|EAK86901.1| hypothetical protein UM06078.1 [Ustilago maydis 521], FASTA scores: opt: 688, E(): 4.8e-37, (39.862% identity (69.355% similar) in 434 aa overlap (1-419:77-486))) has translation MPLMTQVPQPAATFQREYTNPSAHLPIPSENYYPISNEPTTSFEDVAAQQKARSRKRWFIIGGIILAVAAVVGIVVGVVVSQVNKNDDDNSSNSSSNGTSSSGNGTLTVGSDPSTFEKDSRLHQVFWGFAYTPNDVQLPDCAHYSFCHNLPLGMPGLRLYGANCNQTALVMQAIQDTKVNMTIWPAIYIDSNETAYENQLEAVVDALQTYGVDMVEGITVGNEYILNTAGSDSTTSSAYKSALATIADKITEVNSTIQALGLSKQLPIGTSDAGAVMSKSLGESVDFFMANVHPWFGSLAIDDAATWTYEFFQEFDVEVAAEATNNPTMYIAETGWPTNSSSSSESNDGAGSPQGDASVANLQTFLDTFVCQANANGTQYFYFEAFDEPWKEIYGGVEPWWGLFDFDRELKNITIPTCN, from the exons ATGCCGCTCATGACACAAGTTCCTCAGCCAGCTGCTACTTTCCAGAGAGAATACACTAACCCTTCTGCCCATTTGCCCATCCCTTCCGAAAACTACTACCCCATCTCCAATGAACCCACAACCTCTTTTGAGGACGTTGCCGCTCAGCAGAAGGCAAGGTCCAGAAAGAGATGGTTCATCATTGGTGGTATCATCTTGGCTGTAGCTGCAGTCGTCGGTATCGTTGTTGGAGTGGTCGTTAGCCAAGTCAACAAGAATGACGACGACAATAGTAGCAATAGCAGCTCGAACGGCACTTCATCCAGCGGCAATGGTACATTAACTGTCGGAAGCGACCCTAGTACATTTGAGAAGGATAGTCGACTTCACCAAGTATTTTGGGGTTTTGCTTACACTCCCAAT GATGTTCAATTGCCCGACTGCG CTCATTACAGCTTTTGTCACAACTTACCACTAGGTATGCCAGG GCTGCGCTTGTACGGGGCCAATTGTAACCAAACTGCTTTAGTAATGCAAGCTATCCAAGACACAAAGGTTAACATGACCATTTGGCCTGCCATTT ATATCGATTCTAATGAGACAGCCTACGAGAACCAATTGGAAGCTGTTGTCGACGCTCTCCAAACCTATGGAGTCGACATGGTAGAAGGA ATTACCGTCGGTAATGAATATATCCTCAACACCGCCGGTAGTGattccaccacctcttcgGCATATAAATCGGCCCTTGCAACTATTGCCGATAAGATTACCGAAGTCAACAGCACTATTCAGGCTTTAGGATTGAGTAAGCAGCTACCCATCGGTACTTCTGATGCGGGGGCGGTCATGAGCAAATCGCTAGGTGAAAGCGTTGACTTTTTCATGGCGAACGTTCATCC ATGGTTTGGTTCTCTTGCTATCGATGATGCTGCCACATGGACGTATGAGTTTTTCCAAGAATTCGATGTCGAAGTCGCTGCAGAAGCCACTAACAACCCCACGATGTATATCGCCGAGACTGGCTGGCCTACAAACAGCTCGAGCTCGTCCGAGTCTAACGATGGTGCGGGCAGCCCTCAAGGTGATGCTAGCGTAGCAAATCTTCAAA CTTTCCTTGATACTTTCGTTTGTCAGGCGAATGCCAATGGTACCCAATACTTCTA TTTTGAGGCATTTGACGAACCTTGGAAAGA GATCTATGGTGGTGTTGAACCTTGGTGGGGACTGTTCGACTTTGACAGAGAATTGAAGAACATTACAATTCCAACTTGTAATTGA